The following are encoded in a window of Paenibacillus polymyxa genomic DNA:
- a CDS encoding transporter: MNNRLRSLMFPLFNVLLNGFNFFFHIAASWYLTGQAYGQANALLALFALLSVLGLSIQLLTAKLVSKGDQKLALRSLPLGSLLLKAPLVLTVLAMIILLIFHPLLRSLLGVESDPLFMLYGLIGLHILVSSCRGDLQGRERMLALNVNYYIEVLGKLSLFFVLAALGLKLEALLLASCGGMLLSLLHGWIVSARGLSLFTYGREHIPSGLWKSLSQDFTDSLMTNLFILFCISIDMLYVQHYFPEQASSYAIALKYSQLVYYVSYSLIAAFIPKIGAQGHDRQALGKLIAVYAGLMAVAAICVYVGTTFVFPSSIPILFGASYQSAEAYIPWGGWVYWLFSIVLFFVHVHVLVGRRKFMFSLMAGAAALLVAFHIAHTDPVDFLLSEFIVYGAMALYFVIDAYVHLFKIKIKGDLPHEYHT, encoded by the coding sequence GTGAACAACCGATTGCGATCGTTGATGTTTCCTCTCTTTAATGTGCTGCTTAACGGATTTAATTTTTTCTTCCACATTGCAGCGAGTTGGTATCTTACCGGACAAGCTTATGGCCAGGCGAATGCGCTGCTGGCGCTTTTTGCGCTTTTATCCGTTTTGGGTTTATCCATCCAGCTATTAACTGCCAAACTGGTCTCTAAGGGAGACCAAAAGCTTGCGCTACGAAGCTTACCGCTCGGTTCTCTATTACTCAAAGCACCTTTGGTGCTAACCGTGCTTGCCATGATCATTTTACTCATCTTTCATCCGTTACTGCGTTCGTTATTAGGCGTCGAATCCGACCCGCTGTTCATGCTGTATGGCTTGATCGGACTGCATATTCTTGTGAGTTCGTGCCGCGGAGATTTACAGGGCAGGGAACGCATGTTGGCGCTCAATGTGAACTATTACATTGAGGTACTAGGGAAGCTGAGCCTGTTTTTTGTCCTGGCTGCACTGGGGTTAAAGCTGGAAGCCCTACTGTTAGCGAGCTGTGGGGGAATGTTACTGTCGCTGCTCCACGGCTGGATCGTTTCTGCTCGTGGCTTGTCCTTATTCACATACGGTAGAGAACATATCCCTTCTGGGCTATGGAAATCATTGAGTCAGGATTTCACCGATAGCCTTATGACGAATTTATTTATTTTGTTTTGTATCTCCATCGACATGTTGTATGTACAGCATTACTTTCCCGAGCAGGCCAGCAGCTATGCCATTGCACTGAAGTACAGCCAATTGGTCTATTACGTTTCGTATAGCCTCATTGCTGCCTTTATTCCAAAGATCGGTGCACAGGGGCATGACCGCCAAGCTTTGGGCAAGTTGATTGCCGTCTATGCCGGATTAATGGCTGTAGCTGCAATCTGTGTATATGTGGGCACGACCTTTGTGTTCCCATCCTCTATTCCCATATTATTCGGAGCCTCTTACCAATCGGCCGAGGCCTATATTCCATGGGGGGGCTGGGTGTACTGGCTATTTTCCATCGTGCTGTTTTTTGTACATGTGCACGTATTGGTGGGCAGACGCAAATTTATGTTCAGTCTGATGGCAGGAGCCGCGGCCTTATTAGTAGCCTTTCATATAGCCCACACAGACCCGGTAGATTTTTTGCTATCTGAGTTCATTGTTTACGGAGCTATGGCTCTCTACTTTGTAATAGACGCCTATGTGCATTTGTTCAAAATAAAGATAAAGGGGGATTTACCCCATGAATACCATACATGA
- a CDS encoding glycosyltransferase, which yields MQGPIAIFSDNDRAIDYPNVICFYQYIQCEDTEAASVYENACCCLIDYREPGQAVRKANQIRSQFPQMPLLLVTDVTFPFSDQHMVQIIGVGRLRLLFWQANDNEEMLSEIQSLLYPEYSTKSQHIAFILSVYNEEQRFVHVKTFAERLQVFIRSHIIEGSIYLIDDGSYDGTNALIKALEAATDLSVNRINQNLSPLLQTRELGRNTRKAGTYLEGMRTIGADYYVFVDADDSFFIEDIARMINVVQQGYYDVVIGTKDMTAENRSLLRSVVSFGKRVISRPFLPTGVVDSQTGLKVMSSVAVKRMFPHLKEQLGLALDLEMMFIAKRLQLRVLQLPVKCIDRDGSHIHVWKDSIRFLRSIIDIWRLDRRVR from the coding sequence GTGCAGGGACCTATAGCCATTTTTAGCGATAACGACAGGGCTATTGATTATCCCAATGTGATTTGTTTTTACCAATATATACAGTGCGAGGACACGGAGGCAGCTTCAGTCTACGAGAACGCATGTTGTTGCCTGATTGATTATAGGGAGCCGGGGCAGGCAGTGCGGAAAGCCAATCAGATCCGTAGCCAATTTCCGCAAATGCCACTGTTACTGGTGACGGATGTAACATTTCCGTTCAGTGATCAGCATATGGTGCAAATCATCGGAGTAGGTCGTTTGCGGCTACTATTTTGGCAAGCCAATGACAACGAAGAAATGCTTTCGGAAATACAAAGCTTGCTCTATCCCGAGTATTCGACCAAAAGCCAACATATTGCATTTATCTTGTCTGTATATAACGAAGAGCAACGTTTTGTTCATGTCAAAACCTTTGCTGAACGATTGCAGGTCTTTATCCGCAGCCATATTATTGAAGGTTCGATTTATCTCATTGATGATGGCAGCTACGATGGTACGAATGCCTTGATTAAAGCGCTGGAGGCAGCCACGGACTTGTCCGTAAACCGGATTAATCAGAATCTTAGCCCGCTGCTTCAAACAAGGGAATTGGGACGCAATACACGTAAGGCAGGGACGTATCTGGAAGGGATGCGGACCATTGGTGCGGATTACTACGTATTTGTGGACGCAGATGACTCCTTTTTTATTGAGGATATTGCCAGAATGATTAATGTTGTTCAGCAGGGCTATTATGATGTCGTGATCGGAACCAAGGATATGACCGCTGAGAATCGATCTTTATTGCGATCTGTCGTCAGCTTTGGTAAGCGAGTCATTTCCCGTCCTTTTTTACCCACAGGTGTGGTGGATTCCCAGACTGGGCTTAAAGTGATGAGTTCGGTTGCAGTGAAGCGAATGTTTCCGCATTTAAAGGAACAGCTCGGACTGGCGTTGGATTTGGAAATGATGTTTATTGCCAAGCGACTCCAGCTTCGTGTGCTGCAATTACCCGTCAAATGTATTGACCGGGATGGCTCGCACATCCATGTCTGGAAGGATTCTATTCGTTTTTTGCGCTCCATCATTGATATTTGGCGACTGGATCGGCGGGTGAGATAA
- a CDS encoding NAD-dependent malic enzyme: MEAFYVNRDGSLSTPLRGKDVLANPLLNKGVAFTEEERKELGLEGILPPTVLSLEKQSVRAYQQFLAQPTMLRKNASLNDLHNRNVVLYYRLLTDHLSEMLPVVYTPTVGTAIQEYSHEYNRPGGIYLSIDNPNGIGQAFHNSGLSGHDVDLIVVTDSESILGIGDWGVGGINIAIGKLAVYTAAAGIHPGRVLPIVLDVGTNNEKLLNDPLYIGNRHKRVRGEAYNQFIDTFISKTLAQFPKALLHWEDVGSVNARHIIGKYGQSILTFNDDIQGTGAVTLAAILSAVGVTKTPLLEQKILVFGPGAAGIGNADQIRGAMIEDGLSAEHSFKSFWAFDYRGLLMEDMEDVLEYQKPYVRNKDEVSSWTRSGDGKIPLLEVIRQVKPTILIGTSGVAGAFSEEIIKEMAKHVERPIIMPMSNPTNLAEAVPEDLIRWTDGKALIATGSPFEPVTYNGTKFEIGQANNAFVFPGLGLGAIVVKAKRITPAMFTAAAVAVANGVDSNTPGGALLPHIRKLREVSYAVAIAVAKAAIQDQVAQAHISDVEQAIRDAMWKPEYAKVKAVENVIHHPH, encoded by the coding sequence ATGGAAGCATTTTATGTCAATCGCGATGGGTCATTATCTACTCCATTACGGGGAAAGGATGTGTTGGCAAATCCCCTTTTGAACAAAGGTGTCGCTTTTACAGAAGAAGAACGCAAGGAGCTGGGTTTGGAAGGAATCCTTCCTCCAACCGTCCTTTCATTGGAGAAACAGAGCGTACGGGCATATCAGCAGTTTCTAGCACAACCCACCATGCTGCGAAAAAATGCTTCTCTCAACGACCTTCACAACCGAAATGTCGTACTCTACTACCGGCTGCTAACCGATCATTTGAGTGAAATGCTGCCCGTAGTCTACACGCCGACTGTAGGAACCGCGATTCAAGAATATAGTCACGAGTACAACCGCCCTGGAGGCATATATTTGTCGATAGATAACCCGAACGGTATTGGACAAGCATTCCATAATTCTGGTTTGAGCGGCCATGATGTGGATCTGATCGTCGTGACAGATTCCGAAAGTATTTTAGGGATTGGTGACTGGGGCGTTGGGGGGATTAACATTGCTATCGGCAAGCTTGCAGTGTATACGGCTGCGGCAGGTATTCATCCCGGGCGGGTGCTGCCAATTGTACTGGATGTAGGTACAAATAATGAAAAGCTGCTGAATGATCCACTGTACATCGGAAACCGCCATAAACGGGTTCGCGGAGAAGCCTATAACCAGTTTATTGATACTTTTATCAGCAAAACGTTAGCGCAATTCCCAAAGGCGCTTTTACATTGGGAAGACGTGGGTAGCGTAAATGCACGCCATATTATAGGAAAATACGGTCAAAGTATACTCACCTTCAACGATGATATACAAGGTACAGGAGCGGTGACCTTGGCTGCGATTCTTTCGGCGGTGGGTGTCACCAAGACTCCGCTGCTTGAACAAAAAATACTTGTTTTCGGCCCAGGGGCAGCAGGAATCGGTAATGCTGATCAAATTCGGGGTGCTATGATCGAGGACGGCCTTTCCGCAGAACATTCCTTCAAGTCCTTTTGGGCCTTTGATTATCGCGGGCTGTTAATGGAAGATATGGAAGACGTATTGGAGTATCAGAAACCGTATGTGCGCAATAAGGATGAAGTCAGTTCATGGACCCGGTCGGGTGACGGCAAAATACCACTGCTGGAGGTCATCCGTCAGGTGAAGCCTACGATATTGATTGGAACTTCCGGTGTAGCAGGTGCCTTTTCTGAAGAGATCATCAAGGAGATGGCGAAACATGTAGAACGCCCGATCATTATGCCCATGTCCAATCCTACAAACCTTGCAGAAGCAGTACCCGAGGATTTGATCCGGTGGACCGATGGCAAAGCACTGATTGCAACCGGAAGTCCTTTTGAGCCCGTCACCTATAACGGTACGAAATTTGAGATTGGACAGGCGAACAATGCCTTTGTTTTTCCGGGACTGGGTCTGGGTGCGATTGTGGTTAAAGCCAAAAGGATTACCCCTGCGATGTTTACAGCGGCAGCAGTTGCTGTTGCCAATGGTGTAGATTCGAATACGCCTGGCGGTGCACTACTCCCTCATATCCGAAAATTACGCGAAGTTTCGTACGCTGTTGCGATTGCGGTTGCAAAAGCCGCGATACAGGATCAGGTAGCTCAGGCGCACATTTCAGATGTGGAACAAGCTATACGAGATGCAATGTGGAAACCGGAATATGCCAAGGTCAAAGCTGTGGAAAATGTAATTCATCACCCTCACTAA
- the tenA gene encoding thiaminase II → MSFTEELRRQADGIFQAIFEHPFVRGIAEGSLTRGQLIHYVKQDFEYLNAYMRIYGIAISKCTNREDMAVFNEQISFILHSEVHPHQNFCAVAGVTYEELQGYPLAPSAHHYIRHMLTVAHEGSLGEILAVLLPCMWTYAEIGRRLLDEVKPDESHPFNEWIGFYGDQLDDTTLKFRERVDAWAEDATTAEQERMIEHFILSCQLEYKFWDMAYKQEEWPVQMQAAVLE, encoded by the coding sequence TTGAGTTTTACAGAAGAACTCCGTCGGCAGGCGGACGGCATTTTTCAAGCGATTTTTGAGCACCCCTTTGTGAGAGGTATTGCTGAAGGAAGTTTGACAAGGGGACAGCTGATTCATTATGTAAAACAGGACTTTGAATATTTGAACGCCTACATGCGGATATACGGCATCGCAATCTCCAAATGCACGAATCGGGAGGACATGGCTGTATTTAATGAACAAATCTCTTTTATTCTCCACAGCGAGGTTCATCCGCATCAAAATTTCTGTGCTGTCGCAGGGGTGACCTATGAAGAGTTGCAGGGATATCCGCTCGCTCCGTCGGCTCATCACTATATCCGTCACATGCTGACGGTTGCGCATGAGGGTAGCCTGGGCGAGATCTTGGCTGTGCTGCTGCCATGTATGTGGACGTATGCCGAGATTGGTCGCAGGCTGCTGGATGAAGTAAAGCCGGATGAGTCTCATCCGTTCAATGAATGGATTGGCTTCTATGGAGACCAGCTTGATGATACAACACTCAAGTTCCGAGAACGTGTAGATGCTTGGGCGGAAGACGCAACGACTGCTGAGCAGGAGCGGATGATTGAGCATTTTATACTGAGCTGCCAGCTGGAATATAAGTTCTGGGATATGGCTTATAAGCAGGAAGAATGGCCGGTCCAGATGCAGGCAGCGGTCTTGGAATAG
- the thiM gene encoding hydroxyethylthiazole kinase, whose translation MSTWEKSYSDLLTKVQNSKPLVHNMTNVVVTNFTANGLYALGASPVMAYAPEEVADMAKIAGAVVLNIGTLNRELVDAMIIAGQSANAHGVPVLLDPVGAGATSFRTESALRILSEVKISLVRGNAAEVAHLVGEAREIKGVDAGDSADSGHVDLAIRVARTLNTMVVITGKEDVITDGAEARMISGGDALLTKVTGAGCLLTSVLGAFAAVEPNLLLAGTAGLAFYGAAASRAAARTAELGPGSFQIAFHDELAKLHTGSLEGHVSIHEAGTTAAGGAR comes from the coding sequence ATGAGTACATGGGAAAAAAGTTATTCGGATCTCCTGACGAAGGTACAAAACAGCAAACCCCTCGTTCACAATATGACCAATGTGGTAGTCACCAACTTTACGGCCAACGGTCTGTATGCATTGGGCGCCTCCCCGGTGATGGCCTATGCACCTGAGGAAGTAGCAGATATGGCAAAAATAGCAGGCGCCGTCGTGTTAAACATCGGTACACTGAACCGCGAACTGGTGGATGCCATGATCATTGCTGGACAATCGGCGAATGCACACGGTGTTCCGGTGCTGCTAGATCCGGTCGGTGCGGGAGCAACAAGCTTTAGAACTGAATCGGCACTGCGAATCCTGAGTGAAGTCAAAATCTCATTGGTGCGGGGCAATGCAGCCGAAGTCGCACATCTTGTTGGAGAAGCGCGTGAGATTAAAGGCGTAGATGCCGGTGACAGTGCTGACAGCGGCCATGTCGATCTGGCAATTCGGGTTGCTCGAACGCTCAATACGATGGTTGTCATTACTGGAAAAGAGGACGTCATCACTGATGGGGCCGAAGCACGAATGATTAGCGGCGGAGACGCGCTGCTCACGAAGGTAACCGGAGCAGGCTGCCTGCTGACCTCTGTGTTGGGTGCCTTTGCAGCTGTTGAACCCAACCTGCTGCTCGCAGGTACAGCAGGTTTGGCATTTTACGGTGCAGCAGCTTCTCGAGCCGCAGCACGTACCGCAGAGCTGGGGCCCGGCAGCTTCCAGATTGCCTTTCACGACGAGCTGGCCAAACTGCATACAGGTTCACTAGAGGGGCATGTCTCGATCCATGAAGCCGGAACAACAGCAGCAGGTGGTGCGCGATGA
- the thiD gene encoding bifunctional hydroxymethylpyrimidine kinase/phosphomethylpyrimidine kinase has product MTDVRVPRALTIAGSDSGGGAGIQADLKTFQELGVYGMSAITAITVQNTLGVHGVYPLPEEATAEQIEAVGLDLGVDALKTGMLFNAGIIRLVSEQIRKFGWKKVVVDPVMIAKGGAELLQLEAVQALKDDLLPLALVVTPNIPEAEALTGISIDTMEDRREAARHISSMGPKFVVIKGGHADESESSGQIVDLLFDGTAFIELSGKRVRTVHTHGTGCTFSAAITAELGKGMSVPEAISNGKAFIQAAIEDTLSLGQGHGPTNHWAYRRRQEMLL; this is encoded by the coding sequence ATGACAGACGTTCGTGTACCCAGAGCGCTGACGATTGCTGGTTCGGACAGTGGCGGCGGGGCCGGAATTCAAGCCGATCTCAAAACCTTTCAAGAACTTGGCGTATACGGCATGTCGGCTATTACGGCTATTACCGTACAGAATACCTTAGGAGTCCACGGCGTATATCCGCTACCAGAGGAAGCAACAGCGGAACAGATCGAAGCCGTAGGATTAGACCTTGGAGTGGATGCCCTGAAGACTGGCATGCTGTTTAATGCCGGCATCATCCGTCTTGTGAGCGAGCAGATCCGAAAGTTCGGCTGGAAAAAGGTCGTCGTCGATCCCGTGATGATTGCCAAGGGAGGCGCTGAACTGCTGCAGCTGGAAGCGGTGCAGGCTTTGAAGGACGACCTGCTCCCCTTGGCCCTGGTCGTTACACCGAATATCCCGGAGGCGGAAGCCCTGACAGGGATCAGTATCGATACGATGGAGGATCGCCGCGAGGCTGCGAGACATATTAGCAGTATGGGACCAAAATTCGTTGTGATCAAGGGTGGCCACGCTGACGAGAGCGAGAGCAGCGGACAGATTGTTGACCTGCTTTTTGACGGAACCGCCTTTATAGAGCTGAGCGGCAAGCGAGTACGGACTGTCCATACACACGGAACAGGGTGCACTTTCTCGGCAGCGATTACCGCGGAATTAGGGAAAGGGATGTCTGTACCGGAGGCTATCTCGAATGGTAAAGCCTTCATCCAGGCGGCGATTGAGGATACGTTGTCTCTGGGACAGGGACACGGCCCAACCAATCATTGGGCCTACCGACGTCGTCAGGAGATGCTTCTATGA
- the thiE gene encoding thiamine phosphate synthase, which produces MSGRILSEVVRRHLQIYLVLGSVNCLAEPVWVVQEALAGGATMVQFREKGLGALTGVPMFELARQLQELCRHAGVPFIINDDVELALELDADGVHIGQDDESADSVRERIGNRILGVSAHTIEEARRAILQGADYLGVGPIYPTISKDDAHAVQGPAILYEMRKAGIDVPIVGIGGITVDRVEEVARAGADGVAVISAVTQTEQVRGAVKDLKKNMVSFLNDPIYMFDIDSTDHPAF; this is translated from the coding sequence ATGAGCGGCAGAATATTGTCAGAGGTGGTGCGCCGCCATCTACAGATATACCTGGTGCTTGGAAGCGTGAATTGCCTCGCGGAACCAGTCTGGGTCGTGCAAGAGGCTCTGGCTGGCGGGGCAACCATGGTCCAGTTCCGAGAAAAGGGTCTCGGCGCGTTAACGGGCGTTCCTATGTTCGAACTCGCGCGCCAGCTACAGGAACTGTGCCGTCACGCTGGTGTCCCCTTCATCATCAATGACGATGTGGAGTTGGCTCTTGAACTCGACGCCGACGGTGTTCACATCGGTCAGGACGATGAATCCGCCGATTCCGTCCGCGAGCGAATCGGAAATCGAATTTTAGGCGTCTCCGCCCATACCATTGAGGAAGCACGTCGAGCCATCCTGCAAGGTGCTGATTATCTCGGCGTCGGGCCAATCTATCCCACCATCTCGAAAGATGATGCCCATGCCGTACAGGGACCGGCAATTTTATATGAGATGCGTAAAGCGGGAATTGATGTGCCGATTGTTGGGATCGGAGGTATTACAGTGGACCGTGTTGAGGAAGTCGCACGTGCAGGTGCAGATGGTGTAGCGGTGATTTCAGCCGTGACACAGACAGAGCAGGTTAGAGGTGCGGTCAAGGATTTAAAGAAAAATATGGTCTCATTTCTCAATGATCCGATCTACATGTTTGATATTGATTCAACAGATCATCCAGCTTTTTAG
- a CDS encoding aspartyl-phosphate phosphatase Spo0E family protein, giving the protein MLMNQSVTLLCVERARKKLYQVQKKYGFLTHPKVIEQSKKLDDLLNQYQTCRSDH; this is encoded by the coding sequence ATGCTGATGAATCAAAGTGTGACTTTACTTTGTGTCGAAAGGGCTAGGAAGAAACTGTACCAGGTCCAGAAAAAGTATGGATTTTTAACGCATCCCAAAGTAATAGAACAATCTAAAAAGCTGGATGATCTGTTGAATCAATATCAAACATGTAGATCGGATCATTGA
- a CDS encoding helix-turn-helix domain-containing protein encodes MKGGYDLGHTPTILTKLEDYLGENNLTLAQFAEHSGVHQRTLNNWIAKHRPVAIHQLDRITWAMGLPEGFFYELYIDNYIIERSPDWRRIEPLLFRCAELDKLDAIQLVVGHIMDNLLYSPKLFDAAEKLFAQGQHNAALLLYEGIAEGEKYQHSERLAICQYRMFTIQVGNNQIRNLKAATRFEPFVERLNEIDQLDALKDLANVYRSLREWDKLDATARKMRAKAEIQYSLKHQQKKREWEESEKRLSRPMFVYITYADLLCASVCEAQGDYQQALQFTNAYADLDWVIETDQKTQHWVNLFKHWAEGNTYVNKLLSGDTNVLPHYVEYIASTSITSENEKLSKLLNVMIAANRYAIDINDVLSRFEVEINSFALLSQSTDMYTQQVMPDYFAWFGYELAYYYLRRGMFNDGFKHLIYALVKAHILNNETYFINCTGLFAHFQAHALPETREEYFKLLEKVWLDNVEKNDSAGHRS; translated from the coding sequence ATGAAGGGTGGTTATGACTTGGGACATACACCTACGATTTTGACGAAGTTAGAGGATTATTTAGGGGAAAACAATTTGACGCTGGCACAATTTGCCGAACATTCAGGTGTTCACCAAAGAACACTTAATAATTGGATTGCCAAGCATCGTCCTGTTGCTATACATCAGCTTGATCGAATCACTTGGGCTATGGGACTACCAGAAGGTTTTTTTTACGAACTATACATAGATAACTACATCATTGAGCGTTCCCCGGATTGGAGGCGAATTGAGCCGTTATTGTTTCGCTGTGCGGAACTGGACAAGTTGGATGCTATCCAGCTTGTAGTGGGACATATTATGGACAACCTTCTATATTCCCCAAAGTTATTTGATGCAGCAGAAAAATTATTCGCACAAGGTCAGCACAATGCTGCATTGTTGCTCTACGAAGGGATTGCGGAAGGCGAGAAGTACCAGCATTCTGAACGTTTGGCTATCTGTCAGTATCGTATGTTTACCATTCAGGTGGGTAACAATCAGATTCGAAATCTCAAGGCGGCTACACGATTTGAACCCTTTGTCGAACGTCTGAATGAAATAGATCAACTCGATGCGTTAAAAGATTTGGCGAATGTGTATCGTTCTCTGCGTGAATGGGACAAGCTCGATGCAACTGCTCGGAAAATGAGAGCCAAAGCGGAGATCCAATATTCTTTGAAACATCAACAGAAAAAGCGAGAGTGGGAGGAGTCTGAAAAGAGGCTGAGTCGCCCGATGTTTGTGTACATTACCTATGCTGATTTACTGTGTGCGAGTGTCTGTGAAGCCCAAGGCGATTATCAGCAAGCATTACAATTTACAAATGCCTACGCAGATTTAGATTGGGTGATCGAGACAGACCAGAAAACTCAACACTGGGTCAACTTGTTCAAGCATTGGGCAGAAGGTAATACTTATGTAAATAAACTCCTATCTGGAGATACGAATGTGCTTCCTCATTATGTTGAATATATTGCATCCACATCAATCACTTCCGAGAATGAAAAGCTATCCAAGTTGCTGAACGTTATGATAGCTGCTAACCGATATGCAATAGATATCAATGATGTCCTTTCACGTTTTGAAGTGGAGATTAATTCTTTTGCTCTGCTATCACAATCTACTGATATGTACACCCAACAAGTGATGCCGGATTATTTTGCATGGTTTGGTTACGAACTGGCTTATTACTATTTAAGACGGGGAATGTTCAATGATGGCTTTAAACACTTAATATATGCATTGGTAAAAGCTCACATACTAAATAATGAGACTTATTTTATAAACTGTACGGGACTTTTTGCACATTTCCAAGCACATGCGCTTCCCGAAACAAGGGAAGAGTATTTCAAACTATTAGAAAAGGTGTGGTTAGACAATGTTGAAAAAAATGATTCTGCTGGTCATCGCAGCTAG
- a CDS encoding LacI family DNA-binding transcriptional regulator, with protein MANIHEIAKLAGVSSATVSRVINNHPYVSEPTRQRVQEVIDRLDYVPNLNAVSLKKGMTKLIGIISLSFNDSLGLFVRGFTMYAQEHGFNIALFITNGEKGRELEALEMLRRKQLDALVCMIRVNEWSVIEHYTKYGPIVTWQRVNIEAIPSVFMDQYQGYTLALEHLYARGYRKIVNVYGSMRGLNTKERIRAYHDFCEKYDLDAEAFPHFYDLNSIAAGEQIAHWWAERAQTDRPDAFACSTDYLAAGLLTEARRLGVSVPSDFAVVGFDNTEISHLLDLTTIHYPIDKQAENAFIMIRNALEGLDETIHHLEFKLVERATT; from the coding sequence ATGGCGAATATTCATGAAATTGCAAAGCTGGCGGGGGTATCCTCGGCTACGGTGTCCCGTGTCATTAACAACCATCCGTACGTGAGTGAACCCACAAGGCAGCGTGTGCAGGAGGTCATAGATCGGCTGGATTATGTTCCCAATTTAAATGCGGTATCTTTAAAAAAGGGCATGACCAAGCTCATAGGGATTATTTCACTTTCTTTTAATGATTCATTGGGTTTATTTGTGCGTGGATTTACAATGTATGCCCAGGAGCATGGCTTTAATATAGCGCTGTTTATTACGAATGGGGAGAAAGGTCGAGAACTTGAAGCGCTGGAAATGTTGCGGAGAAAGCAACTGGACGCTTTGGTCTGTATGATTCGTGTTAATGAGTGGAGTGTGATTGAGCATTATACAAAATATGGTCCGATTGTGACCTGGCAGCGTGTAAACATTGAGGCAATCCCGTCTGTATTTATGGATCAGTATCAGGGCTATACGCTGGCATTGGAACATTTGTACGCCCGAGGATATCGGAAAATTGTGAATGTGTACGGCAGCATGCGGGGGTTGAATACAAAAGAACGCATTCGAGCTTATCATGACTTTTGCGAAAAATATGATTTGGACGCTGAGGCCTTCCCGCATTTTTATGATTTAAATTCAATAGCAGCTGGTGAACAAATAGCTCATTGGTGGGCAGAACGAGCACAAACAGACAGGCCGGACGCCTTTGCCTGTTCTACGGATTATTTGGCAGCAGGTCTTTTGACTGAAGCGCGTAGGCTAGGTGTTTCTGTACCGAGTGATTTTGCAGTAGTAGGCTTTGATAACACCGAAATCTCGCATTTGCTTGATTTAACTACGATTCATTACCCGATAGACAAGCAAGCTGAGAATGCGTTCATTATGATTCGAAATGCCCTCGAAGGGCTGGATGAAACGATACATCATCTGGAATTCAAATTAGTAGAGCGAGCGACCACCTGA